The following proteins are co-located in the Myxococcus fulvus genome:
- a CDS encoding 23S rRNA (pseudouridine(1915)-N(3))-methyltransferase RlmH — protein sequence MKVRLLSIGKDRSGLFEPAVQEYARRLGHYTRFELIELAEASGKKLKPGDAKAAEAEAILAKRKPQDWLVALDERGSLIDSVELGRYVAKAQTGSRDLLFVIGGDEGLDESVRAAAHLTLSLSKMTLPHRLARVVLVEQLYRAFTILKGEPYHK from the coding sequence CTGAAGGTCCGCCTGCTCTCCATCGGCAAGGACCGCTCGGGCCTCTTCGAGCCGGCGGTCCAGGAGTATGCCCGCCGGCTGGGGCACTACACCCGCTTCGAGCTGATTGAGCTCGCCGAGGCGAGCGGCAAGAAGCTCAAGCCCGGCGACGCCAAGGCCGCGGAGGCCGAGGCCATCCTGGCGAAGCGCAAGCCGCAGGACTGGCTGGTGGCGCTGGACGAGCGCGGCTCGCTCATCGACTCGGTGGAGCTGGGCCGCTACGTGGCCAAGGCCCAGACGGGCTCCAGGGACTTGCTCTTCGTCATCGGCGGCGACGAGGGCCTGGACGAGAGCGTCCGGGCCGCCGCCCATCTGACGCTGTCGCTGTCGAAGATGACGCTGCCCCACCGGCTGGCGCGCGTGGTGCTCGTGGAGCAGCTGTACCGGGCGTTCACCATCCTCAAGGGTGAGCCGTACCACAAGTAG
- the rsfS gene encoding ribosome silencing factor, translating to MATKKKTTPRKKSAAKKAPARAKRTATGRTAPKGKAPAKAKAPARKKTTGKGTTPLRPKKKLKLPAAPQQKTGPEEKPEAQALARRMARLLIDKKALDVVILDVRGMTSYADYIVIASGESDRQVSAMAENVQVQLKQGDAPERALGTEGVDTGQWVLLDYGEVVAHLFLADLRAHYDLEGLWADAAREKVS from the coding sequence ATGGCAACGAAGAAGAAGACGACCCCCCGGAAGAAGAGCGCGGCCAAGAAGGCTCCGGCGCGCGCCAAGAGGACGGCGACAGGCAGGACGGCCCCCAAGGGCAAGGCGCCCGCCAAGGCCAAGGCCCCGGCGCGCAAGAAGACGACGGGCAAGGGCACGACGCCGCTGCGGCCCAAGAAGAAGCTGAAGCTGCCAGCCGCCCCGCAGCAGAAGACGGGCCCGGAGGAGAAGCCCGAAGCGCAGGCCCTGGCGCGCCGCATGGCGCGGCTGCTCATCGACAAGAAGGCGCTGGACGTCGTCATCCTGGATGTCCGGGGCATGACGTCGTACGCGGACTACATCGTCATCGCCTCCGGCGAGAGCGACCGTCAGGTGAGCGCCATGGCGGAGAACGTCCAGGTGCAGCTCAAGCAGGGTGACGCGCCCGAGCGCGCGCTGGGCACCGAGGGCGTGGACACGGGCCAGTGGGTGCTGCTCGACTACGGCGAGGTGGTGGCGCACCTGTTCCTCGCGGACCTGCGCGCGCACTACGACCTCGAGGGGCTCTGGGCGGACGCCGCCCGGGAGAAGGTGTCCTGA
- the gpmI gene encoding 2,3-bisphosphoglycerate-independent phosphoglycerate mutase produces the protein MTPAHKVLLCILDGWGIRHEREANAILLAGTPNLDKLTSPYPFTELQTSGLAVGLPEGQMGNSEVGHTNIGAGRIVYQDLVRINRAAESGELAQNPVLRAAMDGVKADGKALHLLGLVSPGGVHSSMEHLYALLKAARERGVPHVYVHAFLDGRDTPPQSALGYVEALERFLHETNTGRIATVSGRYYAMDRDKRWDRVQLAYEALVHARGPKAPDALSAIRASYAEKVTDEFVKPTVMASGDGTPVGRIQDGDTVLFFNFRADRARELTQALAYPTFKEFDRGGLRLGRYVCMTQYDETFDLPVAFSPDQPQDIFPEILARQGLRQFRTAETEKYAHVTFFFNGGREVVYPGEDRHLVPSPRDVKTYDLKPEMAAREVTAELVRRLDSGTYDFALANFANPDMVGHSGRLDAAMQAVRVVDECLGVLGKACERNGWVMAISADHGNCEQMVDPVTGEPHTAHTLNPVPFHLIHPAFRGQKLRPGILADIAPTLCKVMNLPQSKEMNRQGVLP, from the coding sequence ATGACTCCCGCGCACAAGGTATTGCTCTGCATCCTGGATGGTTGGGGCATCCGTCACGAGCGAGAGGCGAACGCCATCCTCCTGGCCGGCACGCCGAACCTGGACAAGCTGACGAGCCCCTACCCGTTCACCGAGCTACAGACCTCGGGGCTGGCCGTGGGTCTGCCCGAGGGGCAGATGGGCAACTCGGAGGTCGGGCACACGAACATCGGCGCTGGCCGCATCGTCTACCAGGACCTGGTGCGCATCAACCGCGCGGCCGAGTCCGGGGAGCTGGCGCAGAACCCGGTGCTCCGCGCGGCGATGGACGGCGTGAAGGCGGACGGCAAGGCGCTGCACCTGTTGGGGTTGGTGTCCCCGGGTGGGGTGCACTCGTCGATGGAGCACCTGTACGCGCTCCTGAAGGCGGCGCGGGAGCGGGGTGTACCGCATGTGTACGTGCACGCGTTCCTGGACGGGCGTGACACGCCACCGCAGAGCGCGCTGGGCTACGTGGAGGCGCTGGAGCGCTTCCTCCACGAGACGAACACGGGGCGCATCGCCACGGTGAGCGGGCGGTACTACGCGATGGACCGCGACAAGCGGTGGGACCGGGTGCAGCTGGCGTACGAGGCGCTGGTGCACGCGCGCGGGCCCAAGGCGCCGGACGCGCTGAGCGCCATCCGCGCGTCGTACGCGGAGAAGGTGACGGACGAGTTCGTGAAGCCCACGGTGATGGCGAGCGGGGATGGGACGCCCGTGGGTCGCATCCAGGATGGGGACACGGTGTTGTTCTTCAACTTCCGCGCGGACCGGGCGCGGGAGCTGACGCAGGCCCTGGCGTATCCGACGTTCAAGGAGTTCGACCGGGGCGGGCTCAGGCTGGGGCGGTACGTGTGCATGACCCAGTACGACGAGACCTTCGATTTGCCGGTGGCGTTCTCGCCGGACCAGCCGCAGGACATCTTCCCGGAGATTCTGGCGCGGCAGGGGCTGCGGCAGTTCCGCACGGCGGAGACGGAGAAGTACGCGCACGTGACGTTCTTCTTCAACGGTGGGCGCGAGGTCGTCTACCCGGGTGAGGACCGGCACCTGGTGCCGAGTCCGCGCGACGTGAAGACGTACGACTTGAAGCCGGAGATGGCGGCGCGCGAGGTGACGGCGGAGCTGGTGCGGCGGCTGGACTCGGGGACGTATGACTTCGCGCTGGCGAACTTCGCCAACCCGGACATGGTGGGGCACAGCGGCCGGCTGGACGCGGCGATGCAGGCGGTGCGCGTGGTGGACGAGTGCCTGGGCGTGCTCGGCAAGGCGTGCGAGCGCAACGGCTGGGTGATGGCCATCTCGGCGGACCACGGCAACTGTGAGCAGATGGTGGACCCGGTGACGGGCGAGCCGCACACGGCGCACACGTTGAACCCGGTGCCCTTCCACCTCATCCACCCGGCGTTCCGGGGACAGAAGCTGCGCCCCGGCATCCTCGCGGACATCGCGCCCACGCTGTGCAAGGTGATGAACCTGCCGCAGTCGAAGGAGATGAACCGGCAGGGCGTGCTGCCCTGA
- a CDS encoding RNA ligase RtcB family protein, whose protein sequence is MSTASTETTLASPAATVRVIASPQSWVEGEAVRQLEAVARLPGMKAAVGLPDLHPGKGAPVGAAFTSEGLFYPYLVGNDIGCGMGLWDVGMLARKSKAERWASKLEVEGPWNGDVEGFLAEEGVKPSGFEGALGTVGGGNHFAELQRVDAVHDARAFAELGLEADRLLLLVHSGSRGLGEAILRAHVDRHAAGGLVADSDEARAYLTRHDHAVAWARANRALVARRVLDGIGAPARRVLDVCHNSVTPRREDGALRWLHRKGAAPADEGPVVIPGSRGALSYLVAPVGDGTGSAYSLAHGAGRKWTRTAARERIKERFTAESLTRTSFKSHVVCENKDLLFEEAPQAYKAIDRVVTDLVEAGLVKVVATLAPVLTYKTRSREE, encoded by the coding sequence ATGAGCACCGCCAGCACTGAAACCACCCTTGCCTCCCCCGCCGCCACCGTGCGCGTCATCGCCTCGCCCCAGTCGTGGGTGGAGGGTGAGGCGGTGCGGCAACTCGAGGCCGTCGCGCGGCTGCCCGGCATGAAGGCCGCGGTGGGACTTCCGGACCTGCACCCGGGCAAGGGCGCGCCGGTGGGCGCGGCCTTCACCTCGGAGGGGCTCTTCTATCCCTACCTGGTGGGCAACGACATCGGCTGTGGGATGGGGTTGTGGGACGTGGGGATGCTGGCGCGAAAGTCGAAGGCCGAGCGCTGGGCCTCGAAGCTGGAGGTGGAGGGACCCTGGAACGGCGACGTGGAAGGGTTCCTGGCGGAGGAAGGGGTGAAGCCCTCGGGCTTCGAGGGGGCGCTGGGCACGGTGGGCGGTGGCAACCACTTCGCCGAGCTGCAGCGGGTGGACGCGGTGCACGACGCGCGGGCGTTCGCCGAGCTGGGGCTGGAGGCGGACCGGTTGCTCCTGCTGGTGCACTCGGGCTCGCGCGGACTGGGCGAGGCGATTCTGCGGGCCCACGTGGACCGGCACGCGGCGGGCGGGCTGGTGGCGGACTCGGACGAGGCGCGGGCGTACCTGACGCGGCATGACCACGCGGTGGCGTGGGCTCGGGCCAACCGGGCGCTGGTGGCGCGCAGGGTGCTGGATGGCATCGGTGCTCCGGCGCGGCGAGTGTTGGATGTCTGCCACAACAGCGTCACCCCACGACGCGAGGACGGGGCCCTGAGGTGGTTGCATCGCAAGGGCGCGGCGCCGGCGGACGAGGGGCCCGTGGTGATTCCGGGCAGTCGTGGCGCGCTGAGCTATCTGGTGGCGCCGGTGGGGGATGGGACGGGCAGCGCGTACAGCCTGGCGCACGGCGCGGGGCGCAAGTGGACGCGCACGGCGGCCCGGGAGCGCATCAAGGAGCGCTTCACCGCGGAGTCGCTCACCCGGACGAGCTTCAAGAGCCACGTCGTCTGCGAGAACAAGGACCTGCTCTTCGAGGAGGCGCCGCAGGCGTACAAGGCCATCGACCGGGTGGTGACGGACCTGGTGGAGGCGGGGCTGGTGAAGGTGGTGGCCACGCTGGCGCCGGTGCTGACGTACAAGACGCGCTCCCGCGAGGAGTAG
- a CDS encoding tetratricopeptide repeat protein, with protein MSDARLEQFKKMVADFPDSPMSHFSLGKLYLERKQYAEAAAALEQAVRLDGTYAAAMVSLGDALSGAGQSERAREVLTRAREHALAQGHPGLAEEIDERISDLG; from the coding sequence ATGAGCGACGCCCGGCTGGAACAGTTCAAGAAGATGGTGGCCGACTTCCCCGACTCCCCCATGAGCCACTTCTCCCTCGGCAAGCTGTACCTGGAGCGCAAGCAGTACGCCGAGGCCGCCGCCGCCCTGGAACAGGCGGTGCGGCTGGATGGGACCTACGCGGCCGCCATGGTCTCCCTGGGGGACGCGCTGTCGGGCGCCGGGCAGTCCGAGCGCGCCCGCGAGGTGCTCACCCGCGCCAGGGAGCACGCCCTGGCCCAGGGACACCCGGGGCTGGCCGAGGAGATCGACGAGCGCATCTCCGACCTGGGCTGA